The Bradyrhizobium sp. CCBAU 051011 DNA segment ACGGCGGCCACCACGTCGCGGCAATGGCTGAAGGCGAGCAGGGGGAATTCTATACCCAGCATGTCGCAGATCGGCGATTTCATGGCTTGTCCTCCCGGTGGCAGCATTCCAGATTGCTGCTCGGCTTTCCGCGAGACGCTAGCCCATCGGAGGCTTGCATGCCAAGCGGCCTTGCCCCTTGCCATGAGGAGCAAACATTCCACCGCGCAAAATATGCAATGCCATGCCGCCGATTTGCGTCTTGCGCTTTGACGCTATCGAGAGAATGCTGACGGGCAAACAGATAATCTTTCAGGGAGCCTTCATGTCCGCCACGCCTTCCGTTACCGCCAAATCGTCCGAGAGCTACGACGTCGTCGTGGTCGGTGCGGGCTTTGCCGGCATGTACATGCTGCACCGGTTGCGCGGGCAGGGAATGACGGCGCGGGTCTACGAGCAGGGCTCGGGCGTCGGCGGCACCTGGTACTGGAACCGCTATCCCGGTGCGCGCTGCGACGTCGAGAGCATGCAGTACTCCTATTCGTTTTCGGAAGAGCTGCAACAGGAATGGGACTGGAGCGAGCGTTACGCGCCGCAGCCCGAGATTTTGAAATACGCCAATCACGTCGCCGATCGCTTCGATTTGCGAAGGGACATCCAGTTCAATACCCGCGTCGAGCGCGCCGCGTTCGACGAGGCAACCAATCTCTGGTCGGTCTCGACCTCCGACGGCAGGCGAGTGACGGCGAAATTCGTCGTACTCGCCACCGGCTGCCTGTCGAACGCTCGGATGCCTGACATCAAGGGCCTCGATCGCTTCAAGGGCCGGGTCTATCACACCGGCCACTGGCCGCATGAGGAAGTCGATTTCACGGGCCAGCGCGTCGGCGTGATCGGCACGGGATCATCGGGCATCCAGTCGGTGCCCGTCATCGCCGAGCAGGCGAGCCAGCTCACGGTATTCCAGCGCACGGCGAACTTTTCCGTTCCCGCCCGCAATGCGCCGCTGACGCAGGAAGAGCGGCAGAAGTTTCGCGACAACTATCCCGAGATCAGGCGCTTTGCGCGCGAAGTCGCGAAGAACGGCATCTATACCGAGATGCCGGACCGCGGCGCGCTCGATGACGGCGGCAACGAGCGCCGCGCGAAATACGAGGCGCGCTGGAATCGTGGCGGGCTCACCTTTATGTCGGTCTACAACAACCTCGCGCTCGACAAGGCCGCCAACGACACCGCCGCCGATTTTGTCCGCGAAAAAATCGCCGAGATCGTCAAAGACCCGGAAACGGCGACGCTGTTGCAGCCGAACAACCATCCGATCGGCTCCAAACGCATCTGCATCGACACGGATTATTTCGCGACCTTCAACCGCCCGAACGTGACGCTGGTCGACATCAAATCGAATCCGATCGAAGAGATCACGGAAAGCGCCGTGCGCGTGGCGGGCAGGGATTACGAAGTCGATGCACTCGTGCTCGCGACCGGCTTTGACGCGATGACGGGCTCGGTGGCGAAGATCGACATCACGGGCCGCGGCGGGCAGACGCTCAACCGAAAATGGGCCGCGGGCCCGCGCACCTATCTCGGCCTGATGAGCGCCGGCTTTCCCAACCTCTTCGTTGTCACCGGCCCCGGCAGCCCATCGGTGCTGTCGAACATGATCGTCTCGATCGAGCAGCATGTCGACTGGATCACCGACTGCATGGCCTATATGCGCGACCGCGGCCTCGACACGATGGAGGCGACGGTCGACGCGGAGGATAAGTGGGTTGCCCACGTCAACGAGGTCGCCGCCACCACGCTCTATCCTCAGGCCAATTCCTGGTACATGGGCGCCAACGTCCCCGGCAAGCCGCGCATCTTCATGCCCTATATCGGCGGCGTCGGGCCCTACCGGCAGATCTGCAACGATGTGGCGGCAAAGGGCTATGAGGGCTTTGTGATGGAGCGGGCGGAAGCGCCGCGAGAGATGGCGGCGTCATAAGCTCCCGTAGGGTGGGCAAAGCGAAGCGTGCCCACCATCACG contains these protein-coding regions:
- a CDS encoding NAD(P)/FAD-dependent oxidoreductase, whose translation is MSATPSVTAKSSESYDVVVVGAGFAGMYMLHRLRGQGMTARVYEQGSGVGGTWYWNRYPGARCDVESMQYSYSFSEELQQEWDWSERYAPQPEILKYANHVADRFDLRRDIQFNTRVERAAFDEATNLWSVSTSDGRRVTAKFVVLATGCLSNARMPDIKGLDRFKGRVYHTGHWPHEEVDFTGQRVGVIGTGSSGIQSVPVIAEQASQLTVFQRTANFSVPARNAPLTQEERQKFRDNYPEIRRFAREVAKNGIYTEMPDRGALDDGGNERRAKYEARWNRGGLTFMSVYNNLALDKAANDTAADFVREKIAEIVKDPETATLLQPNNHPIGSKRICIDTDYFATFNRPNVTLVDIKSNPIEEITESAVRVAGRDYEVDALVLATGFDAMTGSVAKIDITGRGGQTLNRKWAAGPRTYLGLMSAGFPNLFVVTGPGSPSVLSNMIVSIEQHVDWITDCMAYMRDRGLDTMEATVDAEDKWVAHVNEVAATTLYPQANSWYMGANVPGKPRIFMPYIGGVGPYRQICNDVAAKGYEGFVMERAEAPREMAAS